In Acinetobacter sp. WCHAc010034, a genomic segment contains:
- a CDS encoding LysR family transcriptional regulator, with protein MFELDCKLLSVFFYVYKFKSVSLAAEHLAMSQPTVSNILNKIRQHYNDPLFLRIGNVMVPTELSKQLFPLVSEALNKVEVINNFTIDFDQAVSHQQFTLAMTDVSHLVLLPKISQYLKKHASHIRLNVRPITSETGYQMANGEIDLALGFLPHLENGFYQQKLFEQYYVVIAAKDHPRLTGDSISTEQYLSESHIDIDAGMGHYHIENELQKLELERDILMRLPSYLGVGLVVQDTDAIATVPYYLSEVLLSRGNLKIFDAPIAFPSYAVKQYWHMSCHHKASHQWLRHMFHEILMK; from the coding sequence GTGTTTGAACTGGACTGTAAATTACTTAGCGTCTTTTTTTACGTCTATAAATTTAAAAGCGTGTCGCTTGCGGCCGAGCACTTGGCAATGAGCCAGCCTACGGTCAGCAACATTCTGAATAAAATCCGGCAGCATTATAACGACCCTTTGTTTTTGCGCATAGGCAATGTCATGGTGCCGACAGAACTGTCAAAACAGCTGTTTCCGCTGGTCAGTGAAGCGCTGAACAAAGTGGAAGTGATCAATAATTTCACCATTGATTTTGATCAGGCGGTTTCGCATCAGCAGTTTACCTTGGCAATGACCGACGTATCTCATTTGGTGCTTTTGCCTAAAATTTCACAGTATCTGAAAAAGCATGCATCGCATATCCGGCTGAATGTCCGGCCGATTACGTCTGAAACCGGCTATCAGATGGCCAACGGCGAAATTGATCTGGCGCTGGGCTTTTTGCCTCATCTGGAAAATGGCTTTTATCAGCAGAAACTGTTTGAGCAGTATTATGTGGTGATTGCGGCTAAAGACCATCCGCGCCTGACCGGCGACAGCATCAGCACTGAGCAGTACTTGAGCGAATCGCATATTGATATTGATGCAGGCATGGGGCATTACCATATTGAAAATGAGCTGCAGAAGCTGGAGCTGGAGCGCGATATTTTGATGCGCCTGCCCAGCTATCTGGGCGTAGGCTTGGTGGTGCAGGATACCGATGCCATTGCCACTGTGCCTTATTACCTGAGTGAGGTTCTGCTGTCGCGGGGCAATCTGAAAATTTTTGATGCGCCGATTGCGTTCCCCAGCTATGCGGTGAAGCAGTATTGGCATATGTCCTGCCATCATAAAGCCAGCCATCAATGGCTGCGCCATATGTTCCATGAAATTTTGATGAAATAG
- a CDS encoding HAD family hydrolase, whose product MLRNKKLVCFDLDGTLIDSVGIWNQVDAQLIQELSGCVADSALIQQQRDMQLKNFKHCADPYLEYCGYLKEAYGIANLTKDEIKMRRYAAAQHFLDNLIQLKPQAELFVQALHQHGIQTAIATTTSISNIQRYQQNNAQISSRLNFESDFGLILTRENVQNIKPHPEVYLKAARHFQLQPEECLIIEDSLIGVEAGKQAGIEVVAIYDRYSAHELDDIKAKADYFVQDYAELLQQF is encoded by the coding sequence ATGCTGCGCAATAAAAAGCTGGTTTGTTTTGACTTGGACGGCACTTTAATTGACTCCGTCGGCATCTGGAATCAGGTCGATGCCCAGCTCATTCAGGAACTGTCAGGCTGCGTGGCCGATTCAGCCCTGATTCAGCAGCAGCGCGATATGCAGCTTAAAAACTTTAAGCACTGCGCCGATCCCTACCTGGAATACTGCGGCTATTTGAAAGAAGCCTACGGCATCGCCAATCTCACGAAAGATGAAATCAAAATGCGCCGCTATGCGGCAGCGCAGCATTTTTTGGACAATCTCATCCAGCTTAAACCGCAGGCGGAACTTTTTGTGCAGGCGCTGCATCAGCATGGCATTCAGACAGCCATTGCCACTACAACCAGCATCAGTAATATCCAGCGCTATCAGCAGAATAATGCGCAAATCAGCAGCAGGCTGAATTTTGAAAGCGATTTTGGCTTAATTTTGACGCGCGAAAATGTGCAGAACATTAAGCCGCATCCGGAAGTGTATTTAAAAGCTGCCCGGCATTTTCAGCTGCAGCCTGAGGAATGCTTGATTATTGAAGATTCCCTAATTGGCGTAGAGGCCGGAAAGCAGGCAGGCATAGAGGTCGTGGCGATTTATGACCGGTATTCAGCGCATGAATTGGACGACATTAAAGCCAAAGCGGATTATTTTGTGCAGGATTATGCTGAGCTACTGCAGCAGTTTTAG
- a CDS encoding succinate CoA transferase: MNGLERIRLLSLRDKVMSAQQAVQLIQDGSVVGLSGFGGAGEAKTVPLALADYAKEHPLKITLATGASLGNSIDGRLNEAHALARRYPYQADPGLRKSINAGEVMYIDQHLSEMADNIRHHNLPRINVAVVAAVAITEDGQIIPTGSCGNSANFIEMADHVIIEIDNTINPVLEGVHDVYVPKARPNRGPIPLVQASDRIGTIGINVSPEKIAAIVLNDVPDTSFKMDEPDAETLAIARHLITFFEAEVAAGRLPENLGPLQSGVGSIANAVFSGFEDSNFHDLEMYSEVLQDCTFQLIDSGKMKFASGSSMTLSEPCAAHVMQNFDQYKDKIVLRPQELSNNPEIIRRLGIIAINTALEFDIYGNVNSTHVAGTKMMNGIGGSGDFTRHAHIAIFVTKSVAKGGAISSVVPMVSHTDHTDHDVDIVVTEQGLADLRGLSPRERALKVINTCAHPDYREALRGYFERACSRGGQTPHILAEALAWHAQFEETGSMKSA; encoded by the coding sequence ATGAATGGTTTAGAACGCATCCGCTTGCTCTCCCTGCGCGACAAAGTCATGTCTGCGCAGCAGGCGGTTCAGTTGATTCAAGATGGTTCTGTGGTGGGGTTAAGCGGTTTTGGCGGTGCGGGCGAAGCAAAAACAGTCCCTTTAGCTTTGGCGGATTATGCCAAAGAACACCCTTTAAAAATTACTTTGGCGACGGGCGCAAGCCTAGGCAACAGCATTGACGGTCGCCTAAATGAAGCGCATGCCCTTGCGCGGCGCTATCCTTATCAGGCCGATCCGGGCCTGCGCAAGTCAATTAATGCCGGCGAAGTGATGTACATTGACCAGCATCTGTCGGAAATGGCGGACAATATCCGCCACCACAATCTGCCGCGCATCAATGTGGCGGTTGTGGCTGCCGTGGCAATTACAGAAGACGGCCAGATCATTCCAACCGGCTCATGCGGCAACTCGGCTAATTTCATTGAAATGGCGGATCATGTCATCATTGAAATTGACAACACTATTAACCCGGTGCTGGAAGGTGTGCATGATGTTTATGTGCCGAAAGCGCGCCCGAACCGCGGCCCGATTCCATTGGTTCAGGCCAGCGACCGCATTGGCACTATCGGCATTAATGTCAGCCCGGAAAAAATTGCCGCAATTGTCCTGAATGATGTGCCGGATACTTCCTTTAAAATGGATGAGCCGGATGCGGAAACGCTGGCGATTGCGCGCCATTTAATCACGTTCTTTGAAGCTGAAGTGGCGGCGGGGCGCTTGCCGGAAAATTTAGGCCCGCTGCAGTCCGGCGTCGGCTCAATTGCCAATGCGGTATTTTCCGGATTTGAAGATTCAAATTTTCACGATTTGGAAATGTATTCGGAAGTGCTGCAGGACTGCACCTTCCAGCTGATTGATTCAGGAAAAATGAAGTTTGCTTCAGGCTCTTCCATGACTTTGTCTGAACCCTGCGCAGCCCATGTCATGCAGAACTTTGACCAGTACAAAGACAAAATCGTGCTGCGCCCGCAGGAACTTTCCAACAACCCGGAAATCATCCGCCGCCTTGGCATCATTGCCATTAACACCGCGCTGGAATTCGACATTTACGGCAATGTGAATTCGACCCATGTCGCCGGCACCAAAATGATGAACGGGATTGGCGGATCAGGCGATTTTACCCGCCATGCGCATATTGCTATTTTTGTGACGAAATCGGTTGCCAAAGGCGGCGCGATTTCATCTGTGGTGCCGATGGTCAGCCACACTGACCATACCGACCATGATGTGGACATTGTGGTAACGGAGCAGGGGCTGGCGGATCTGCGCGGGCTTTCTCCGCGCGAACGCGCGCTGAAAGTCATTAATACCTGCGCGCATCCGGATTACCGTGAAGCGCTGCGCGGCTATTTTGAGCGCGCCTGCAGCCGTGGCGGGCAAACACCGCATATTTTGGCCGAAGCTTTGGCGTGGCATGCGCAGTTTGAAGAAACAGGCTCGATGAAATCTGCATAA
- a CDS encoding thiolase family protein — translation MIVIVDGVRTAMGGFQGSLASCTAPDLGAAAIKAAVSRAGLQPADIDEVIFGCVLPAGLKQGPARQAMRQAGLPDSAGATTINKICGSGMKAVMQAADAIKAGSAEIVVAGGMESMSNAPYILDKARAGYRMGHGKVTDHMFQEGLEDAETGLSMGILAQEMADKKGYTREQQDAFAINSLNKAVAAINGGFFKAEIVPVTVSTRKGDIVVDTDEQPLSAKPEKIPTLRPAFKKDGTITAANASSISDGASALVITSEQTAQARGLKPLAKVAAYASHSQHPSEFTIAPVGAIEKALQKAGWDAKDVDLWEVNEAFAMVTMLAIDGFNLDEAKVNVNGGACSLGHPLGSSGSRIIVTLIHALKRTGGKKGVAALCIGGGEATAIAVELI, via the coding sequence ATGATTGTAATTGTAGATGGCGTACGCACCGCAATGGGCGGCTTTCAGGGTTCACTGGCTTCATGCACAGCGCCGGATTTAGGCGCGGCGGCGATCAAAGCTGCTGTGTCGCGCGCAGGCCTGCAGCCGGCGGATATTGATGAAGTGATTTTCGGCTGCGTGCTGCCGGCCGGCTTAAAGCAGGGCCCGGCGCGTCAAGCCATGCGTCAGGCGGGTTTGCCGGATTCAGCCGGCGCAACCACCATCAATAAAATTTGCGGCTCAGGCATGAAAGCGGTGATGCAGGCGGCGGATGCGATTAAAGCCGGTTCTGCGGAAATTGTTGTTGCCGGCGGCATGGAGTCCATGTCCAATGCGCCGTATATTTTAGACAAAGCCCGCGCCGGCTACCGCATGGGCCACGGCAAAGTGACTGACCACATGTTTCAGGAAGGCCTGGAAGATGCGGAAACTGGCCTTTCAATGGGCATTCTGGCGCAGGAAATGGCAGACAAAAAAGGCTATACCCGCGAACAGCAGGACGCTTTTGCCATCAACTCACTGAACAAAGCGGTGGCAGCCATCAACGGCGGCTTCTTTAAAGCTGAGATTGTGCCTGTCACAGTCTCTACGCGCAAAGGCGATATTGTCGTTGATACAGACGAGCAGCCTTTAAGCGCCAAACCGGAAAAAATTCCGACCCTGCGCCCGGCATTTAAAAAAGACGGCACCATCACGGCGGCCAACGCCAGCTCTATTTCTGACGGCGCATCGGCATTGGTTATTACTTCGGAGCAAACTGCGCAGGCGCGCGGATTAAAGCCTTTGGCCAAAGTCGCTGCATACGCTTCACATTCGCAGCATCCGTCTGAATTTACCATTGCGCCTGTAGGCGCCATTGAAAAAGCGCTGCAGAAAGCCGGCTGGGATGCCAAAGACGTTGACCTCTGGGAAGTCAATGAAGCCTTTGCCATGGTAACCATGCTGGCGATTGACGGCTTTAATTTAGATGAAGCAAAAGTCAATGTGAATGGCGGCGCCTGTTCTTTGGGCCATCCGCTGGGTTCATCCGGTTCACGCATTATCGTTACGCTGATTCATGCCTTGAAGCGCACTGGTGGCAAAAAAGGCGTGGCTGCGCTGTGCATCGGCGGCGGCGAAGCGACTGCGATTGCCGTAGAGCTGATCTGA
- a CDS encoding acyl-CoA dehydrogenase C-terminal domain-containing protein has translation MPIYNAPLKDMDFILNDVFKADEFWQANENLAHLDMATANAILEEMAKFSKNVILDLNRTADEAGGAQFSNGAVTTPAGFKEAFKQFAEGGWVGLGASEEWGGQGMPKMLTVLADEMIWSANPSFMLYPLLTVGAGMALNDRASQAQKETYLPKMYSGEWSGTMCLTEPHSGTDLGIIKTKAEPNADGSFSITGTKIFITSGEHDLCENIIHLVLAKTPNAPAGSRGISLFIVPKFLVNADGSLGARNAVAAGSIEHKMGIKGSATCVMNFDGAQGYMVGNENEGLAAMFVMMNYERLSMGIQGIGAAEYAYQNAAQYAADRLQGRAATGAKSPAKPADSILVHGDVRRMLLNIRANNEASRAFAVYVGQQLDITKFSTDAEAVRKANDRVALLTPIAKAYLTDKALDSALEAQMCFGGHGYIREWGMEQCIRDLRIAQIYEGTNGVQAIDLIGRKTTKCNGAFIAEYIAEIREFAAGLEDALAVKAAVLAVCGELEALTQFVVEQSKADPDFSNSVAVDYLHAVGLLSFTYMHARISKAAQPKPEAFFQNKLVLAQYFAAKVLPDLAARTQRIKAGAALVMQLPEEYFTAQA, from the coding sequence ATGCCAATTTACAACGCGCCACTCAAAGACATGGACTTTATTTTAAACGATGTGTTTAAGGCGGATGAGTTCTGGCAGGCCAATGAAAATCTTGCCCACTTAGATATGGCGACGGCAAACGCCATTTTAGAAGAAATGGCGAAGTTTTCTAAAAATGTGATTCTTGACCTGAACCGCACGGCGGATGAAGCAGGCGGCGCGCAGTTCAGCAATGGCGCGGTGACTACGCCGGCGGGCTTTAAAGAAGCATTCAAGCAGTTTGCCGAAGGCGGCTGGGTGGGCTTGGGCGCAAGCGAAGAGTGGGGCGGCCAAGGCATGCCGAAAATGCTCACTGTGCTGGCGGATGAAATGATCTGGAGCGCCAACCCATCCTTTATGCTGTATCCGCTGCTGACAGTGGGCGCAGGCATGGCGCTGAATGACCGCGCATCGCAGGCGCAGAAAGAAACTTATTTGCCGAAAATGTACAGCGGCGAATGGTCTGGCACCATGTGCCTGACAGAACCGCATTCCGGCACAGATCTGGGCATTATTAAAACCAAGGCCGAGCCGAATGCAGACGGCTCTTTCAGCATTACCGGCACCAAGATTTTCATTACCAGCGGCGAGCATGACCTGTGTGAAAACATCATTCACCTTGTTCTGGCCAAAACGCCGAATGCGCCGGCAGGTTCGCGCGGCATTTCGCTGTTTATTGTGCCGAAATTCCTGGTCAATGCCGACGGTTCACTTGGCGCGCGCAACGCTGTAGCCGCCGGCTCGATTGAGCACAAGATGGGCATTAAAGGCTCTGCAACCTGCGTCATGAACTTTGACGGCGCGCAGGGCTATATGGTCGGCAATGAAAACGAAGGCTTGGCTGCCATGTTTGTGATGATGAACTATGAGCGCCTGTCGATGGGCATTCAGGGCATTGGCGCGGCGGAATACGCCTATCAGAACGCGGCCCAGTACGCAGCGGACCGCCTGCAGGGCCGCGCAGCCACAGGCGCAAAATCGCCGGCCAAACCGGCAGACTCAATTTTAGTGCATGGCGATGTGCGCCGCATGCTGCTGAACATCCGCGCAAACAATGAAGCTTCGCGCGCGTTTGCAGTCTATGTGGGCCAGCAGCTGGACATCACGAAATTTTCAACAGATGCGGAAGCGGTGCGCAAGGCCAATGACCGCGTTGCGCTGCTTACACCCATCGCCAAAGCCTATTTAACCGATAAAGCTTTAGACTCAGCTTTAGAAGCGCAAATGTGCTTCGGCGGCCACGGCTATATCCGCGAGTGGGGCATGGAGCAATGCATCCGCGACTTGCGCATTGCGCAGATTTACGAAGGCACCAACGGCGTGCAGGCCATTGACTTGATTGGCCGCAAAACCACGAAATGCAATGGCGCGTTCATTGCGGAATATATTGCGGAAATCCGTGAGTTTGCAGCCGGCTTGGAGGATGCATTGGCGGTTAAAGCTGCCGTGCTGGCTGTTTGCGGTGAGCTGGAAGCATTAACGCAGTTTGTGGTTGAACAGTCCAAAGCCGATCCGGACTTCAGCAATTCCGTAGCGGTGGACTATCTGCATGCGGTGGGCCTGCTCAGCTTCACTTATATGCATGCGCGCATCAGCAAGGCGGCCCAGCCGAAACCGGAAGCCTTCTTCCAGAACAAACTGGTGCTGGCGCAGTATTTCGCAGCCAAAGTCCTGCCGGATTTGGCTGCGCGGACTCAGCGCATTAAAGCCGGCGCGGCGCTGGTGATGCAGCTGCCTGAAGAGTATTTCACTGCGCAAGCGTAA
- a CDS encoding TetR/AcrR family transcriptional regulator, with protein sequence MTTVRQQNFLLRKEKILAMAETLLLDNNQDITLSELACELDIAKGTIYKHFKSKNQLYLELIILNEQRLLEISKKYNNDIKTYVSQYMLYNMLNSNRTILLHVIEERLTNNERKLKDLFEALYKIREERIIEIKEMTSAYLKSLDSAMSIRDYLSYIWTVTYGASLLLNSTHYQKSIGSRERLIKLYVNQALMTPDKISAV encoded by the coding sequence ATGACTACAGTACGCCAACAGAATTTTCTACTTCGCAAAGAGAAAATTTTAGCGATGGCAGAAACGTTATTGCTTGATAATAATCAGGATATTACTTTAAGTGAGTTGGCTTGCGAGCTGGATATCGCCAAAGGCACCATTTACAAGCATTTTAAAAGCAAAAATCAGCTGTATTTAGAATTGATTATTTTAAATGAGCAGCGCCTGCTGGAAATTTCTAAAAAATATAATAACGATATTAAAACTTATGTTTCGCAATACATGCTGTACAACATGCTGAATTCAAACCGGACCATACTGCTGCATGTCATTGAAGAGCGCCTGACCAACAATGAGCGCAAGCTTAAGGACCTATTTGAAGCGCTGTATAAAATACGCGAAGAGCGCATTATTGAAATTAAGGAAATGACCAGCGCTTATTTAAAATCCTTAGACAGCGCAATGTCGATCCGCGACTATCTTTCCTATATCTGGACAGTCACTTACGGCGCATCGCTGCTGCTGAACTCGACCCATTATCAGAAATCAATCGGCTCACGCGAGCGCTTAATCAAGCTGTATGTCAATCAGGCGCTGATGACGCCGGATAAAATCTCAGCGGTTTAA
- a CDS encoding IS5 family transposase, with product MKKPIHKIYRTTNWPAYNRALMSRGNIAIWFDPATQWYAPSKGKQGRNQTYSDAAIQCCLMIKSLFRLSLRMVTGFVQSLIKLCGLNWTAPDYSTLCRRQKHIDIAINYQKSSGGLNLLVDSTGLKFLGEGEWKRKKHGPEYRRQWRKLHIGIDAETLQIRAIQLTTNNVSDSQVLGDLLDQIPQDEQIDSVYTDGAYDTKQCRQVIADRQAHAVIPPRKNAKPWKDTKISSLARNELLRTVKRLGRTLWKKWSGYHCRSLVETKMHCIKLLGDKLSARKFDSQVNEIHARVAVLNRFTELGRPLTQVTP from the coding sequence ATGAAGAAGCCTATACACAAAATCTATCGCACAACCAATTGGCCCGCATATAACCGAGCACTCATGAGTCGCGGAAATATTGCCATTTGGTTTGATCCTGCTACGCAATGGTATGCTCCATCAAAAGGCAAACAAGGGCGAAATCAAACCTACTCCGACGCAGCTATCCAATGCTGCTTAATGATTAAATCCTTATTCCGTCTATCTTTACGTATGGTCACTGGCTTTGTGCAAAGTCTGATTAAACTTTGTGGATTAAATTGGACCGCACCAGATTACAGTACGCTTTGCAGAAGACAAAAACATATTGATATTGCGATTAATTATCAAAAAAGCAGTGGTGGGCTTAACTTGCTGGTAGACTCTACCGGTCTAAAGTTTTTAGGTGAAGGTGAATGGAAAAGGAAGAAACATGGACCTGAATATCGTCGCCAATGGCGTAAACTTCATATTGGTATAGATGCTGAAACCCTTCAAATACGCGCCATTCAACTCACTACAAATAATGTGAGTGATTCACAAGTGCTTGGTGATTTACTCGATCAGATTCCACAAGATGAGCAGATTGACTCTGTTTATACCGATGGAGCTTATGACACCAAGCAATGCCGTCAGGTCATTGCAGATCGGCAAGCGCATGCGGTGATTCCACCTAGAAAAAATGCGAAACCATGGAAAGATACAAAGATCAGCTCGCTAGCGCGAAATGAATTACTTCGAACAGTTAAACGTTTAGGCAGGACATTATGGAAAAAATGGTCCGGCTATCATTGCCGAAGTTTGGTCGAAACTAAGATGCATTGCATCAAATTATTGGGGGATAAACTCAGTGCAAGAAAATTTGATAGCCAAGTCAATGAAATTCATGCACGTGTAGCAGTCCTCAACAGATTTACGGAATTAGGTCGACCACTTACCCAAGTTACGCCTTAA
- a CDS encoding tetratricopeptide repeat protein → MAQLGGFVFQIFVQQSRLNCQLPLLSNDSIEEINNSAFYLYKLGYYNESLFFLKNVLKRDPDRVAAYLNIADVYQALNQKEEARKNYKIYYLKMKKLGLTKNT, encoded by the coding sequence TTGGCTCAATTAGGGGGCTTTGTATTTCAAATCTTTGTGCAACAAAGCCGCCTGAATTGCCAACTGCCTTTATTAAGCAATGATAGTATTGAAGAAATAAATAACTCAGCATTTTATTTATATAAGTTAGGATATTATAATGAGTCTTTATTTTTTTTAAAAAATGTATTAAAAAGAGATCCTGATAGAGTCGCAGCTTATTTAAACATCGCAGATGTTTATCAAGCATTAAACCAAAAAGAAGAGGCTAGAAAAAATTACAAAATTTATTACTTAAAAATGAAAAAACTAGGCCTAACAAAAAATACCTGA
- a CDS encoding heavy-metal-associated domain-containing protein: MKLRIDAMTCGGCARSVTATIKGIDPNAAVDIDVASKLVNVQTAADEQKILDALAADGFPAVNA; this comes from the coding sequence ATGAAATTACGTATTGATGCAATGACCTGCGGCGGCTGCGCGCGCAGCGTGACAGCAACGATTAAAGGCATTGACCCGAATGCAGCGGTTGATATTGACGTGGCGTCTAAGCTGGTGAATGTGCAGACCGCTGCAGATGAACAGAAAATTTTAGATGCCTTGGCGGCGGACGGCTTTCCTGCAGTCAATGCCTAA
- the cueR gene encoding Cu(I)-responsive transcriptional regulator: MNIGQAAKQSGISAKMIRYYEEIGLLQAPKRTDAGYRMYSDQDIKTLKFIQHSRELGFSTEQMKELLGLWKNQGRQSAEVKQLAQKHIDALNRKIADLQAMVNTLQQSVNCCAGDQQAECVILNQIEQGAVQEQQPLA; this comes from the coding sequence ATGAATATTGGACAGGCTGCCAAGCAGTCAGGCATATCCGCCAAAATGATCCGCTATTATGAGGAAATCGGCCTGCTGCAGGCGCCGAAGCGCACAGACGCCGGTTACCGCATGTACAGCGATCAGGACATCAAGACCTTAAAATTCATTCAGCATTCGCGTGAGCTGGGCTTTTCCACGGAACAGATGAAAGAGCTGCTTGGGCTGTGGAAGAATCAGGGCCGGCAAAGCGCCGAAGTGAAGCAGCTGGCGCAAAAGCATATTGACGCCCTGAACCGCAAGATTGCCGATTTGCAGGCGATGGTGAATACGCTGCAGCAGTCGGTGAACTGCTGCGCGGGAGATCAGCAGGCGGAGTGCGTTATTTTGAATCAAATTGAACAGGGGGCTGTGCAAGAGCAGCAGCCCCTAGCTTGA